The following are encoded in a window of Pseudalgibacter alginicilyticus genomic DNA:
- a CDS encoding HD domain-containing protein, whose product MKTENLLKQIDFIKEIDKIKYIQRRTKLFNSDRRENDAEHSWHLAMMTIVLSEHSDCEIDLLKVIKMVLIHDIVEIDAGDTFLYDQNKNHDNTIEEMKCAERIFGMLPKKQAEEFIQIWTEFEDGNSNEAKFAKSMDRLEPLLQNTSNDGGTWKEFGVKYQTVYEKKKVIENGSKKLWNYAEKLIDESVEKGILEK is encoded by the coding sequence AAATAAAATATATTCAAAGACGGACAAAATTATTTAATAGCGACAGACGCGAAAATGATGCAGAACATAGTTGGCATTTAGCGATGATGACAATTGTTTTAAGCGAACATTCAGATTGTGAAATTGACTTATTGAAAGTAATAAAAATGGTCTTAATTCACGACATTGTTGAAATTGATGCTGGCGATACTTTTTTGTACGACCAAAATAAAAATCACGATAACACCATAGAAGAAATGAAATGTGCGGAACGCATTTTTGGAATGTTACCAAAAAAACAAGCAGAGGAATTTATCCAAATTTGGACTGAATTTGAAGATGGTAATTCTAACGAGGCGAAATTCGCAAAATCAATGGACAGACTTGAACCTTTATTACAGAACACTTCAAACGATGGAGGAACGTGGAAAGAATTTGGAGTGAAATATCAAACTGTGTATGAAAAGAAAAAAGTAATTGAAAATGGCTCGAAAAAGTTATGGAACTATGCCGAAAAACTAATCGATGAAAGTGTTGAAAAAGGCATATTAGAGAAATAA